The following are encoded together in the Panicum virgatum strain AP13 chromosome 6K, P.virgatum_v5, whole genome shotgun sequence genome:
- the LOC120712554 gene encoding uncharacterized protein LOC120712554, which translates to MPHLRSRAKASPPSPPAPAGVPQGTPAPSPSTSLRLGLGPASPDDDGFDTKSPAAAPPRRSLRLAGAAATPATPAAPDGGSSGSGPGSGGGVKRTGRPRARTSASASSPAAASPTSGNFGSDGGGLSAGGSGSGGAGPFLSLRSGTRIAKRPVEAGGEAGPGPSGGGQVRDEMPPRGAGTPTKRRRSVLIGGVETEYVADSESGSDEDCQMLGQSGARVPGAQGNTAQSGVEPSAVAMIMDGTENGAGTPTKRRRSVLVGGVETEYVADSESGSDGDCAMLGQSGVRMPGAQVNTGQSGVELNAVAMSIDGTEDGTRDGPAKAGNGESGGVIDEQLVYPAGSPSSPEADIIVDMYFKKELRQYKLRKEGKAKEKLVLGNNHSRGVDSGYVSTSLKLSTDSKGKGKMVVEDSLSSLSSSEDESDSKPVDSKEIQSEHDPDSEPVDAKEVQSNSGSVSAYKEPLRRQAAREQAIKLAPKFAFFKPDKDEPSEDEEEEELEPSSDPQDWPGPFATAARIYEEREAKLRARESNSSKVNKVANKAIIWSPSKGQKIPVRARAAPSLTSLCINTLVEHSERIESLGDIPEELKHKLLKILCHSRKMNIHLLNELMCDSPAELHLSECSWLSDDDFEKTFGKCKTDSLQGLQLDISGRCMPDYILPTTLAKAPNYMPLLRKISLKGNYRLSDKGLETIISAAPSLSSLNLCECSLLTSSGIVILADKLHSVLRELYIDDCTNVDAMMILPALQKINHLEALSMSGIQSVCDKFVNELLAVHGSNMKELAFAGCSKLTSSSIKAIGRNCPQLTSLDLRNLNRLRDSAMRHLRYGCRLIRKLKLQRNTFSDEAVSRYLEESGGCLTELMLNNIEKVGDLTALAISRNCSVRLEALDLSFCRELTNEALGLIVDSCPSLRVLKLFGCTQITDLFLKGHSNTFVKIIGIEGSILEQMDHR; encoded by the exons ATGCCCCACCTCCGCTCACGCGCCAAGGCGTCCCCGCcgtcaccgccggcgccggccggcgtcCCGCAGGGCACCCCCGCGCCGTCCCCGTCCACGTCcctccgcctcggcctcggccccgCGTCCCCCGACGACGACGGCTTCGACACCAAgtccccggccgcggcgccgccccgccgcagccTGCGcctcgcgggcgccgccgccaccccggcgacccccgccgcgccggacGGCGGTTCCTCCGGCTCCGGGCCCGGGTCCGGCGGGGGCGTCAAGAGGACGGGGAGGCCCCGCGCccgcacctccgcctccgcctcctcccctgccgccgcctcgccgacgTCCGGGAACTTcgggagcgacggcggcggcctgtCGGCgggcggctccggctccggcggcgcagggccgtTCCTGAGCCTGCGGTCGGGGACCCGGATCGCGAAGCGGCcggtggaggccggcggggaggcggggcCCGGGCCGTCAGGCGGAGGCCAGGTGCGCGACGAAATGCCGCCCCGGGGCGCGGGCACGCCGACGAAGCGGCGGAGGAGCGTGCTGATCGGGGGAGTGGAGACGGAGTACGTGGCCGATTCGGAGAGCGGCTCCGACGAGGATTGCCAGATGCTGGGGCAGAGTGGCGCGAGGGTGCCGGGCGCGCAGGGAAACACGGCTCAAAGTGGGGTGGAACCTAGTGCTGTTGCTATGATCATGGATGGGACTGAAAATGGCGCGGGCACGCCGACGAAGCGGCGGAGGAGCGTGCTGGTGGGGGGAGTGGAGACGGAGTACGTGGCCGATTCGGAGAGCGGCTCCGATGGGGATTGCGCGATGCTGGGGCAGAGTGGCGTGAGGATGCCGGGGGCGCAGGTAAACACTGGTCAAAGTGGGGTGGAACTGAATGCTGTTGCTATGAGCATTGATGGGACTGAAGATGGCACGAGGGATGGTCCTGCCAAGGCAGGCAATGGGGAGTCTGGTGGGGTGATTGATGAGCAGTTAGTGTATCCTGCGGGAAGTCCTTCGAGTCCTGAAGCAGATATAATTGTGGATATGTATTTCAAGAAAGAGTTGCGCCAATACAAGCTTAGAAAGGAAGGCAAAGCGAAAGAGAAGCTAGTTTTGGGGAACAACCATTCTCGTGGTGTGGATAGTGGATATGTATCCACTTCCCTCAAATTAAGTACTGATAGTAAAGGAAAGGGAAAGATGGTTGTAGAAGATAGTTTGTCATCTCTGAGCTCAAGTGAGGATGAGTCGGATTCGAAACCAGTGGATTCTAAAGAGATTCAGAGTGAGCATGACCCAGATTCGGAACCAGTGGATGCTAAAGAGGTTCAGAGCAACTCAGGATCAGTTTCTGCTTATAAGGAGCCACTTCGCAGGCAAGCAGCAAGAGAGCAAGCTATCAAGCTGGCCCCTAAGTTTGCATTCTTCAAACCAGATAAAGATGAACCTAgtgaagatgaagaggaagaagagttaGAGCCTAGTTCTGACCCTCAGGACTGGCCAGGCCCATTTGCAACTGCTGCCAGGATATATGAAGAGAGAGAAGCTAAGTTGAGAGCTCGAGAATCGAATTCTTCGAAGGTCAACAAGGTTGCTAATAAGGCCATCATTTGGTCTCCTTCAAAGGGGCAGAAAATTCCAGTACGAGCTCGGGCCGCCCCATCACTTACAAGCTTATGCATAAATACTCTTGTAGAACATTCTGAACGCATTGAATCACTTGGAGATATCCCAGAGGAGCTAAAGCATAAGCTGTTAAAGATTCTGTGTCATTCTAGGAAGATGAATATCCATCTTCTCAATGAACTAATGTGTGATAGTCCTGCAGAACTGCATCTGAGTGAGTGTTCATGGCTGAGTGATGACGACTTTGAGAAAACTTTTGGGAAATGCAAGACAGATAGCCTGCAG GGTTTACAGCTTGATATATCTGGAAGGTGCATGCCTGATTACATATTGCCAACAACCTTAGCCAAGGCTCCTAACTACATGCCATTGTTGAGAAAAATATCTCTGAAGGGAAATTACCGTCTCTCTGACAAGGGTTTAGAAACAATCATCTCCGCTGCACCTTCTCTGAGCTCACTAAATTTGTGCGAGTGCTCTCTTCTCACTTCATCTGGAATTGTTATTCTTGCTGACAAGTTACATTCGGTACTTAGAGAACTGTATATAGATGACTGCACAAACGTGGATGCTATGATGATTCTCCCCGCACTACAGAAGATCAATCATCTAGAGGCTTTGTCAATGTCTGGAATACAATCTGTGTGTGACAAGTTCGTGAATGAGCTCCTTGCTGTACATGGTTCGAATATGAAGGAGCTAGCATTTGCTGGTTGCTC GAAACTTACCTCATCTTCCATCAAGGCTATTGGGCGGAATTGTCCACAACTAACTTCCTTAGATCTCCGCAACTTGAATAGGTTGCGTGACTCAGCAATGAGGCATCTTCGCTATGGTTGTAGGCTAATAAGGAAACTGAAGCTTCAAAGAAACACATTCAG TGATGAAGCAGTTTCTCGATATTTGGAAGAATCTGGAGGATGCCTAACTGAGTTAATGCTTAACAATATTGAGAAG GTTGGAGACCTTACTGCTCTTGCAATTTCTCGCAATTGCTCTGTTCGGCTGGAGGCTCTGGATCTTTCCTTCTGCCGTGAACTGACCAATGAAGCTTTGGGTTTGATTGTCGACAGCTGCCCATCGTTGAGGGTTCTGAAGCTATTTGGTTGTACCCAG ATCACGGATTTGTTCCTTAAGGGTCACTCAAATACATTCGTTAAAATCATCGGGATAGAAGGGAGCATACTGGAGCAAATGGACCACCGTTAG